One Nitrospirota bacterium DNA window includes the following coding sequences:
- a CDS encoding menaquinone biosynthesis decarboxylase, with the protein MAYKDLRDFLALLERRGLLKRIAVEVDPVLEIAEINDRVVKSGGPALLFEKPKGSRIPCVANLFGSFERMRLALGVQSLDDIGREMLEFLEPEIPTNIIEKLKTLPKLKRLADFLPRTVRSGPCKDVIIKESPSLDVLPVLRTWPGDGGRFITLPMVFTRDPETGARNCGMYRMQVFDHRSTGMHWHMHKDGAAHYRKAEARGERLPVAVAIGSDPAVMYAASAPLPPDIDEMLLAGFLRKSPVEMVRCETVPVEVPANSEIVLEGYCEPGERRMEGPFGDHTGYYSLVDEFPVFHVTAMTMRRDAVYPATIVGRPPMEDCYMGKATERIFLPLMRKQVPEVVDINLPLEGVFHNIALVSIDKRYPGQARKVMYALWGMGQMSFTKMIVVLDKWVNVQDVSEVVWRIGNNVDPRRDVVVLEGPLDVLEHASDIPAYGGKLGVDATRKLPSEGFTRPWPSDIVMSPETRDLVDRRWKEYGF; encoded by the coding sequence ATGGCATATAAGGACCTGAGGGACTTCCTCGCTCTGCTTGAACGGCGGGGCCTCCTGAAGCGCATCGCGGTGGAGGTGGACCCCGTCCTGGAGATTGCGGAGATTAACGACCGCGTGGTCAAAAGCGGGGGGCCCGCGCTTCTGTTCGAGAAGCCCAAGGGCTCCCGCATCCCCTGCGTGGCAAACCTCTTCGGCTCCTTCGAGAGGATGCGCCTGGCCCTCGGGGTGCAGAGCCTGGACGACATCGGCAGGGAGATGCTGGAGTTCCTGGAGCCCGAGATACCGACGAACATCATCGAGAAACTGAAGACCCTGCCCAAGCTCAAGCGGCTGGCCGATTTTCTGCCCCGCACGGTCCGGAGCGGCCCGTGCAAGGACGTCATCATCAAGGAGAGCCCTTCGCTCGACGTCCTGCCCGTGCTCAGGACGTGGCCCGGGGACGGCGGCAGGTTCATCACCCTGCCCATGGTCTTCACCCGGGACCCCGAGACCGGGGCCCGCAACTGCGGCATGTACCGGATGCAGGTCTTCGACCACCGGAGCACCGGCATGCACTGGCACATGCACAAGGACGGGGCCGCCCATTACCGGAAGGCGGAGGCCCGGGGGGAAAGGCTCCCCGTGGCGGTGGCCATAGGGTCCGACCCGGCCGTCATGTACGCCGCCAGTGCTCCGCTTCCGCCGGACATCGACGAGATGCTCCTGGCGGGGTTCCTGAGGAAATCCCCGGTGGAGATGGTCCGGTGCGAGACCGTGCCCGTGGAGGTCCCGGCCAACTCCGAGATAGTGCTGGAGGGGTACTGCGAGCCGGGGGAGCGGCGCATGGAGGGGCCCTTCGGGGACCATACGGGATATTACTCCCTGGTGGACGAATTCCCGGTCTTTCACGTGACCGCCATGACCATGCGCAGGGACGCCGTCTACCCGGCCACCATCGTGGGGCGCCCGCCCATGGAGGACTGCTACATGGGCAAGGCCACCGAGCGGATATTCCTGCCCCTCATGAGAAAGCAGGTGCCGGAGGTCGTGGACATCAACCTTCCCCTGGAGGGGGTCTTCCACAACATCGCCCTGGTCTCCATAGACAAGCGCTACCCGGGGCAGGCCCGCAAGGTGATGTACGCCCTCTGGGGGATGGGCCAGATGAGCTTTACGAAGATGATCGTCGTGCTGGACAAGTGGGTCAACGTGCAGGACGTCTCCGAGGTGGTCTGGCGCATCGGCAACAACGTGGACCCCAGGAGGGACGTGGTCGTCCTGGAGGGCCCGCTGGACGTCCTGGAGCACGCATCGGACATCCCGGCCTACGGCGGGAAGCTCGGCGTGGACGCCACCCGGAAACTCCCCTCAGAGGGCTTCACCCGCCCCTGGCCCTCCGACATCGTCATGTCCCCCGAGACGAGAGACCTGGTGGACCGGCGCTGGAAGGAATACGGTTTTTAA
- a CDS encoding 2-oxoacid:acceptor oxidoreductase family protein, whose protein sequence is MAKGLVEIRWHGRGGQGTVTAAKVLADACLSGGRYVQAFPEYGPERAGAPLRAYNRVSEKELRMHCPVLHPRVVSVVDATLLDAVNVADGATEDAIFVVNTAHPPGEVREKLGAKTGQKVCTIDATRIAIENIGRALPNAPMLGAVVRVTGLVSLEDLLEDVRKSFGKKFSQKIIDGNLEAVRRGYEDVKEG, encoded by the coding sequence ATGGCAAAAGGTCTTGTGGAAATCAGGTGGCACGGCCGGGGCGGGCAGGGCACGGTGACCGCGGCCAAGGTCCTGGCCGATGCGTGCCTGAGCGGCGGACGGTACGTCCAGGCTTTCCCCGAATATGGCCCCGAGCGGGCCGGGGCGCCCCTGAGGGCGTACAACCGCGTCAGCGAGAAGGAACTGAGGATGCACTGCCCGGTGCTTCATCCCCGGGTCGTCAGCGTCGTGGACGCCACGCTCCTGGATGCGGTGAACGTCGCCGACGGGGCCACCGAGGACGCCATATTCGTGGTCAACACCGCGCACCCGCCCGGGGAAGTGCGGGAGAAGCTCGGGGCCAAGACGGGGCAGAAGGTCTGCACGATAGACGCCACCAGGATAGCCATCGAGAACATCGGCAGGGCCCTTCCCAACGCCCCCATGCTCGGTGCGGTGGTCCGCGTCACGGGCCTGGTCTCCCTTGAGGACCTCCTGGAGGACGTCAGGAAGAGTTTCGGGAAGAAGTTCTCTCAGAAGATTATCGACGGCAACCTCGAGGCCGTGCGCAGGGGTTACGAAGACGTAAAGGAAGGGTAG
- a CDS encoding Hsp20/alpha crystallin family protein, giving the protein MMWPEFEGFWDPWRQFEDMRRTLGRATLPARVGFPAVNVWANEEGAVTTAEIPGVQKDSLDISVEGNALVLRGSRKPEQLHEEETYHRRERWQGGFSKVVSLPFNVQADKVQARYSKGVLYVALPRAEAEKPKKIAITSE; this is encoded by the coding sequence ATGATGTGGCCGGAGTTTGAGGGTTTCTGGGACCCCTGGAGGCAGTTCGAGGACATGAGGCGCACCCTGGGGCGCGCTACCCTTCCCGCCAGGGTGGGATTCCCCGCAGTAAACGTATGGGCAAACGAGGAAGGCGCCGTGACCACCGCGGAGATACCCGGCGTACAGAAGGATTCCCTGGACATTTCCGTGGAGGGCAATGCTCTTGTGCTGCGCGGCTCCCGCAAGCCCGAGCAACTGCATGAGGAAGAGACCTACCACAGGAGGGAGCGCTGGCAGGGCGGCTTCAGCAAAGTGGTCTCGCTGCCTTTCAACGTCCAGGCGGACAAGGTGCAGGCCAGGTATTCGAAGGGCGTGCTTTATGTCGCCCTTCCCCGGGCCGAAGCCGAAAAACCGAAGAAGATCGCCATAACGTCGGAATAG
- a CDS encoding ABC transporter permease: MGLRGKISMAVLLAVVLVSLLAPLLTPYDPDAVDLDSLKLPPGMEHVFGTDQKGRDIFTRVLYGARISIGVALVAAALSMSVGLLVGLVSGYFGGKLDTTLMALVDLILSFPSLLLAIGISIILPPGIYTVMIAIAAVGWASFARLIRGHTLQLREAPFVEAAQALGCGRRRILFVHLLPQCIPLSLVMMGLKVGGYIITEASLSFLGLGAQPPTASWGSMVSAARSYIVAAPWMVLFPGLAIALTALCFNVMGDSLSEKFGLKRRGL; this comes from the coding sequence GTGGGCCTGAGGGGCAAGATAAGCATGGCCGTGCTCCTGGCCGTCGTGCTGGTGTCCCTGCTCGCCCCCCTGCTGACCCCCTACGACCCCGATGCCGTAGACTTGGACAGCCTGAAGCTCCCCCCCGGCATGGAGCACGTCTTCGGGACCGACCAGAAGGGGCGGGACATCTTCACCAGGGTGCTCTACGGGGCGCGCATCTCCATAGGGGTGGCCCTGGTGGCGGCGGCCCTCTCCATGAGCGTGGGTCTTCTGGTGGGGCTCGTCTCCGGGTACTTCGGGGGGAAGCTGGACACCACCCTGATGGCCCTGGTGGACCTCATCCTTTCGTTCCCTTCCCTGCTTCTGGCCATCGGGATATCCATCATCCTGCCGCCGGGCATCTACACGGTGATGATAGCCATCGCGGCCGTAGGCTGGGCATCCTTCGCGAGGCTCATCCGGGGACACACCCTTCAGTTGAGGGAGGCCCCTTTCGTGGAGGCCGCGCAAGCGCTGGGATGCGGCAGAAGAAGGATTCTCTTCGTGCACCTCCTGCCCCAGTGCATCCCCCTGAGCCTGGTGATGATGGGCCTCAAGGTGGGAGGGTATATCATCACCGAGGCGTCGTTGAGCTTTCTGGGGCTGGGGGCCCAGCCGCCCACGGCGAGCTGGGGCTCCATGGTGAGTGCGGCGCGGTCCTACATCGTGGCGGCCCCGTGGATGGTCCTCTTCCCGGGCCTGGCCATCGCGCTGACCGCCCTGTGCTTCAATGTCATGGGGGATTCCCTGTCGGAGAAGTTCGGCCTCAAGCGGCGGGGGCTCTAG
- a CDS encoding ABC transporter permease, whose product MREGAEGGRLIKLYVLRRIVLLVPLLLGITLLTFTLTKALPGDPVLGMVGKRARPETIERMRKQMGGDLDVASQYMGYLRLLVRGDFGRSYYSNREVAAELAEKFPNTLALALAAMAVATPLGVLLGFVAAYREGSRLDRLVTTVSVVGISVPVFWSGLLLMLLVSFKLKLLPPSGTGSLRFLVLPAVTLALPAVATLARVTRASVIDVLGMPYVQTARAKGLTRRKVNLAHILRNALIPIVTVIGLDFGSYLNGAVLTETIFGWDGIGRYAMEGIIMRDYPVVMGTIILGTVVFVLINLLVDILYHWLDPRVRPYVGSMR is encoded by the coding sequence GTGCGGGAGGGCGCGGAAGGAGGAAGGCTCATCAAGCTCTACGTCCTCAGAAGAATCGTCCTGCTCGTTCCCCTCCTTCTGGGGATAACCCTTCTGACGTTCACGCTGACCAAGGCCCTCCCCGGGGACCCCGTCCTGGGAATGGTGGGGAAAAGGGCACGGCCCGAGACCATCGAGAGGATGAGGAAGCAGATGGGCGGGGACCTGGACGTGGCAAGCCAGTACATGGGGTATCTGCGGCTCCTTGTGAGGGGGGATTTCGGCCGTTCCTACTACTCCAACCGCGAGGTGGCCGCGGAGCTCGCCGAGAAGTTCCCCAACACCCTGGCCCTGGCCCTGGCCGCCATGGCCGTGGCCACCCCCCTCGGGGTGCTCCTGGGCTTCGTGGCGGCCTACAGGGAGGGCTCGCGCCTGGACAGGCTGGTGACCACCGTCTCGGTGGTGGGCATAAGCGTGCCCGTCTTCTGGTCCGGGCTTCTCCTGATGCTGCTGGTAAGCTTCAAGCTGAAACTCCTCCCTCCCTCCGGCACGGGGAGCCTGAGGTTTCTGGTGCTGCCCGCGGTCACGCTGGCCCTTCCGGCCGTGGCCACCCTGGCGCGGGTGACGAGGGCCTCGGTCATCGACGTCCTGGGGATGCCCTACGTGCAGACCGCCCGGGCCAAGGGCCTTACCCGGAGGAAGGTGAACCTGGCCCACATCCTCAGAAACGCCCTCATCCCCATCGTCACGGTCATAGGGCTCGACTTCGGCAGCTACCTTAACGGCGCCGTGCTCACCGAGACCATATTCGGCTGGGACGGCATCGGCCGATACGCCATGGAGGGCATCATCATGCGGGACTATCCGGTGGTGATGGGCACCATCATCCTGGGCACCGTGGTCTTCGTCCTCATAAACCTGCTCGTGGACATCCTCTACCACTGGCTCGACCCCAGGGTGCGGCCCTACGTGGGGAGCATGCGGTAG
- a CDS encoding Hsp20/alpha crystallin family protein has translation MTFKNLLPSRRRSVPVGREESPFEALRREMDTLFDDFTRGFFDIEPFEGAPGGRLDAFSPRVDVTENDKEITVSAELPGMDEKDMEVTLGKDSLTIKGKKEEEKEDKGKDYYHMERSYGAFARTVPLPAEVDTGKAEAAFRKGVLNIRLPKTTRAMEEKKKISVKVE, from the coding sequence ATGACCTTTAAGAACCTGCTCCCCTCCAGGAGAAGGAGCGTCCCCGTCGGGCGCGAAGAAAGCCCCTTCGAGGCCCTGCGGAGGGAAATGGACACCCTTTTTGATGACTTCACCAGGGGGTTCTTCGACATCGAGCCCTTTGAGGGGGCTCCGGGCGGGCGTCTGGACGCCTTCAGCCCGCGCGTGGACGTAACCGAAAACGACAAGGAGATAACGGTCTCCGCCGAGCTTCCCGGTATGGACGAAAAAGACATGGAGGTCACCCTGGGCAAGGACTCCCTTACCATAAAGGGGAAGAAGGAAGAGGAAAAGGAAGACAAGGGGAAGGATTACTACCACATGGAGCGCTCCTACGGCGCCTTCGCCAGGACCGTCCCGCTCCCCGCCGAGGTGGACACCGGCAAGGCCGAGGCCGCCTTCAGGAAGGGAGTCCTGAACATAAGGCTCCCGAAGACCACCCGAGCAATGGAGGAAAAAAAGAAGATATCCGTGAAGGTGGAATGA
- a CDS encoding Hsp20/alpha crystallin family protein produces MAVETRDMQKKVSAAPEGAERTRAARMYTPPVDIVERKDDIVVLADMPGVDEKSVDITLEKNVLSIYGRVEPEIPEGHRLIEQQYGVGDYQRSFTLSGEVDRDRIRATVKGGVLKLVLPKGDAAKARKIEVKAEA; encoded by the coding sequence GTGGCTGTAGAGACCAGGGACATGCAAAAGAAGGTGTCCGCCGCGCCCGAAGGGGCCGAGAGAACCAGAGCGGCAAGGATGTATACGCCGCCTGTGGACATCGTGGAGAGGAAAGACGACATTGTGGTCCTGGCCGACATGCCGGGAGTGGATGAAAAGTCGGTGGACATCACGCTGGAGAAGAACGTCCTGTCCATTTACGGCAGGGTCGAGCCCGAGATACCCGAGGGCCACCGGCTCATCGAACAGCAGTACGGCGTCGGGGATTACCAGAGGAGCTTCACCCTGTCCGGTGAAGTGGACCGGGACAGGATTCGGGCGACCGTGAAGGGCGGCGTGCTGAAACTCGTCCTGCCCAAGGGCGACGCCGCAAAAGCGAGAAAAATAGAGGTCAAGGCTGAAGCCTGA
- a CDS encoding 4Fe-4S binding protein: protein MALKKWNELVPGAVVLEAGSAEKFKTGSWRAYRPIWIEENCIQCLKCWLFCPDMAVKVHDGKRTEYDYDFCKGCGVCAVECPGKKGRKAIVMEEEGT, encoded by the coding sequence ATGGCATTGAAAAAGTGGAATGAGCTTGTCCCCGGGGCGGTGGTCCTTGAGGCCGGCAGCGCGGAGAAGTTCAAGACGGGCTCCTGGCGGGCGTACCGGCCCATCTGGATAGAGGAGAACTGCATCCAGTGCCTGAAGTGCTGGCTTTTCTGCCCGGACATGGCCGTCAAGGTGCACGACGGCAAGCGGACCGAATACGACTACGACTTCTGCAAGGGGTGCGGCGTCTGCGCCGTGGAGTGCCCCGGCAAGAAGGGCCGGAAGGCCATCGTGATGGAAGAGGAGGGCACGTGA
- the dksA gene encoding RNA polymerase-binding protein DksA: MATKKQTSTKAGTAAKKKTAAKKPAKKTAKKPASKKAVAKKAATAKKKTAKKTTGKQSPSPKKSAKKTAAKKSAPAKAAKKGASKKSARRSTAEKTSPPSQGEKALTPREKRILEIRQNLIEQKEQILSEAESTMNSLPEPAVFPDLGDQASAETDRNFMLRLRGREQKLLNKIEEALERIEKGTFGICDVCGEEIEIARLQARPVATLCIDCKEEQEEAEKLQGH, from the coding sequence ATGGCAACAAAGAAACAGACGTCAACGAAGGCCGGGACCGCGGCGAAGAAAAAGACGGCCGCGAAAAAGCCGGCCAAAAAGACGGCGAAGAAGCCTGCTTCCAAAAAGGCCGTGGCCAAGAAGGCCGCCACCGCGAAAAAGAAGACGGCCAAGAAGACGACCGGGAAGCAGAGCCCGTCGCCGAAGAAGTCCGCGAAGAAGACGGCTGCGAAGAAGAGCGCGCCGGCGAAGGCCGCGAAGAAGGGCGCCTCGAAAAAGTCTGCCAGACGGTCCACGGCCGAGAAGACCTCCCCCCCGTCGCAAGGAGAAAAGGCATTGACACCCAGAGAGAAGAGGATACTCGAGATACGCCAGAACCTTATCGAACAGAAGGAGCAGATTCTCTCCGAAGCAGAGTCCACCATGAACTCCCTGCCCGAGCCGGCCGTTTTCCCCGACCTGGGGGACCAGGCCTCGGCCGAGACGGACCGCAACTTCATGCTCAGGCTTCGCGGCCGGGAACAGAAGCTCCTCAACAAGATCGAGGAGGCCCTGGAGCGCATCGAGAAGGGCACCTTCGGTATCTGCGACGTCTGCGGCGAGGAAATCGAGATCGCCCGGCTTCAGGCCAGGCCGGTGGCCACTCTTTGCATCGACTGCAAGGAAGAGCAGGAGGAGGCCGAGAAGCTCCAGGGGCACTGA
- the porA gene encoding pyruvate ferredoxin oxidoreductase, whose amino-acid sequence MGKSVAVTGNEAAAHALKQVDPDVCAAYPITPQTDMMQRFAQYVADGDVRTEMILVESEHSAMSACVGAAAGGGRVITATSSQGLALMWEILHIAAGDQLPIIMPVVNRALSAPLNIHGDHSDAMGARDTGWIQLWSENAQEAYDNIIQAFRIGEHTDIRLPVMVNLDGFIISHSIENVRYLEDEGVKTFVGEFQNVYPLLDLKNPKSYGPLILTDYYHEYKRLQHEIMGRVGGVVLQVADEFEKLSGRKYGLFEAYRLEDAEVAMVILGSAAGTTKDVVDEMREKGIKAGLLKPRLFRPFPYREVAGALGHLKAVCVMDRADSFGGYGPAFMEVSSALYQSDGGRRPALINRIYGLGGRDYLPQHGEEVFRELQEIASGGSIRAVKDYSGVRE is encoded by the coding sequence ATGGGCAAGAGCGTTGCGGTTACGGGAAACGAAGCGGCGGCCCACGCCCTCAAGCAGGTCGACCCCGACGTCTGCGCGGCCTATCCCATCACCCCCCAGACGGACATGATGCAGAGGTTCGCCCAGTACGTGGCCGACGGCGACGTGCGTACCGAAATGATTCTGGTGGAAAGCGAGCACAGCGCCATGAGCGCCTGCGTGGGGGCGGCCGCCGGCGGGGGCCGGGTCATCACGGCCACCTCCTCCCAGGGACTCGCCCTCATGTGGGAGATTCTGCACATCGCCGCGGGAGACCAGCTTCCCATCATCATGCCCGTGGTCAACCGGGCGCTGTCGGCCCCCCTGAACATCCACGGCGACCACTCCGACGCCATGGGGGCGAGGGACACGGGCTGGATTCAACTGTGGAGCGAGAACGCCCAGGAGGCCTACGACAACATCATACAGGCCTTCCGCATCGGCGAGCACACGGACATCCGGCTGCCGGTCATGGTGAACCTCGACGGGTTCATCATCAGCCATTCCATCGAGAACGTCCGGTATCTGGAGGACGAGGGCGTCAAGACGTTCGTGGGAGAGTTCCAGAACGTCTACCCTCTGCTCGACCTCAAGAACCCCAAGAGCTACGGGCCCCTCATCCTCACCGACTACTACCACGAGTACAAGCGCCTCCAGCACGAGATAATGGGCCGGGTAGGGGGCGTGGTACTTCAGGTGGCCGACGAGTTCGAGAAACTGAGCGGCAGGAAGTACGGCCTCTTCGAGGCCTACCGCCTGGAGGACGCCGAGGTGGCTATGGTCATCCTGGGCTCGGCGGCCGGCACCACCAAGGACGTAGTGGACGAGATGCGGGAGAAGGGGATAAAGGCCGGGCTCCTGAAGCCCCGGCTCTTCAGGCCTTTCCCCTACCGGGAAGTGGCCGGGGCGCTGGGGCACCTGAAGGCCGTCTGCGTCATGGACCGGGCCGACTCCTTCGGCGGCTACGGCCCGGCCTTCATGGAGGTGAGCTCCGCGCTGTACCAGAGCGACGGGGGGCGAAGGCCGGCGCTCATCAACAGGATATACGGCCTCGGGGGCAGGGACTACCTGCCCCAGCACGGCGAGGAGGTCTTCAGGGAGCTTCAGGAGATCGCCTCCGGCGGGAGCATCAGGGCCGTCAAGGACTACTCTGGAGTGAGGGAATAA
- a CDS encoding roadblock/LC7 domain-containing protein — protein sequence MTSHFVMYEEEFRRIDQELQNLRSKSNARVVFLVDKNGQLIASAGDTHDIDTTSLASLTAGNIAATGGIAKLLGEQEFTILFHEGEKDNINISLVDNRVILVVIFDNRSSIGLVRLRVKKATENLAAIFQEMAAKAENEKLEHKLEDSPFAEISDEDIDNLFK from the coding sequence ATGACGTCACATTTCGTCATGTACGAAGAGGAGTTCCGGCGCATTGACCAGGAGCTCCAGAACCTGAGGAGCAAGTCGAACGCCCGGGTTGTCTTCCTGGTGGACAAGAACGGGCAGCTCATCGCCTCGGCCGGGGACACCCACGACATAGACACCACCTCCCTGGCCTCCCTGACCGCCGGCAACATCGCGGCCACCGGGGGCATCGCCAAGCTCCTGGGGGAGCAGGAGTTCACCATCCTCTTTCACGAGGGGGAGAAGGACAACATCAACATCTCGCTAGTGGACAACCGGGTCATCCTGGTGGTCATCTTCGACAACCGTTCCTCCATCGGCCTGGTCAGGCTCAGGGTGAAGAAGGCCACGGAGAACCTGGCCGCCATTTTCCAGGAGATGGCCGCCAAGGCCGAGAACGAAAAGCTTGAGCACAAGCTGGAAGACTCCCCCTTCGCAGAGATAAGCGATGAAGACATCGACAATCTCTTCAAGTAG
- a CDS encoding thiamine pyrophosphate-dependent enzyme, which produces MPTTKESTPLRLKELSKKEDLLTHGHRMCSGCGAPTVVKMILMASEYPLVAACATGCLEVSTCISEYTAWKIPWIHNAFENAAATLSGVETMYRALKKQGKIAEDVKFVAFGGDGGTYDIGFQSLSGAMERGHDMLYVCYDNGAYMNTGIQRSSATPRGANTTTSPVGKVLPGKLQPRKDLTRIMAAHNIPYAAQGSPSHYMDLMKKARKAIAVEGPAFLNVLSPCNRGWRTSTDNSIELSRLAVETCYWPLYEIENGEVNISFKPKEKKPVTDFLKPQGRFKHLFAPENEAVLNQLQEDIDREWERLLKEAGEEIS; this is translated from the coding sequence ATGCCGACAACCAAGGAATCCACGCCGCTTCGCCTGAAGGAGCTTTCCAAGAAGGAGGACCTTCTGACCCACGGGCACCGGATGTGCTCCGGCTGCGGGGCGCCCACCGTGGTGAAGATGATACTCATGGCCTCGGAGTACCCCTTGGTGGCCGCCTGCGCCACCGGGTGCCTGGAGGTCTCCACGTGCATCTCGGAGTACACGGCCTGGAAGATCCCCTGGATACACAACGCCTTCGAGAACGCCGCAGCTACCCTCTCGGGGGTGGAGACCATGTACCGCGCGCTCAAGAAGCAGGGGAAGATAGCAGAGGACGTCAAGTTCGTCGCCTTCGGCGGGGACGGCGGCACCTACGACATCGGGTTTCAGAGCCTCTCGGGCGCCATGGAGCGCGGCCACGACATGCTGTACGTCTGCTACGACAACGGCGCCTACATGAACACCGGCATCCAGCGCTCCAGCGCCACGCCCCGGGGGGCCAACACCACCACGAGCCCCGTGGGCAAGGTGCTCCCAGGAAAGCTCCAGCCCCGGAAGGACCTGACCCGGATAATGGCGGCCCACAACATCCCTTACGCGGCTCAGGGCTCCCCGAGCCACTACATGGACCTCATGAAAAAAGCCCGGAAGGCCATCGCGGTGGAGGGCCCGGCGTTTCTGAACGTGCTTTCTCCCTGCAACAGGGGCTGGCGGACCTCGACGGACAACTCCATCGAGCTGAGCCGCCTCGCCGTGGAGACGTGCTACTGGCCGCTTTACGAGATAGAAAACGGCGAGGTCAACATTTCCTTCAAGCCCAAGGAGAAGAAGCCGGTTACCGACTTCCTCAAGCCGCAGGGGAGGTTCAAGCACCTGTTCGCCCCCGAGAACGAGGCCGTCCTCAACCAGCTCCAAGAGGACATCGACAGGGAATGGGAGAGGCTTTTGAAGGAGGCTGGAGAGGAGATCTCCTGA
- a CDS encoding ADP-ribosylation factor-like protein, whose product MSFINYSSREINCKIVYYGPGLCGKTTNLQYVHKRTANDRKGKLISLATETERTLFFDFLPLALGDIKGFKVRFHLYTVPGQVFYAASRKLILKGVDGVVFVADSQMERADANLESMDDLQINLKDHGFELDNLPYAVQYNKRDLPNAIPVDEMESLLNPRAMPSFEAVATTGQGVFETLKDVARQVILELKKQY is encoded by the coding sequence ATGTCCTTCATCAACTATTCCTCCCGGGAGATCAACTGCAAGATCGTCTACTACGGCCCCGGCCTCTGCGGGAAGACGACGAACCTGCAGTACGTCCACAAGCGGACGGCCAACGACCGCAAGGGCAAGCTCATCTCCCTGGCCACGGAGACGGAGCGCACCCTGTTTTTCGATTTCCTTCCCCTGGCCCTGGGGGACATCAAGGGCTTCAAGGTGCGCTTCCATCTGTATACCGTCCCGGGGCAGGTCTTCTACGCAGCCAGCCGCAAGCTCATCCTCAAGGGAGTGGACGGCGTGGTCTTCGTGGCCGACAGCCAGATGGAGCGGGCCGACGCCAACCTGGAGAGCATGGACGACCTGCAGATAAACCTCAAGGACCACGGGTTCGAGCTGGACAACCTGCCCTACGCCGTCCAGTACAACAAGCGCGACCTTCCCAACGCCATTCCCGTGGACGAGATGGAGAGCCTCCTGAACCCCCGTGCCATGCCCTCCTTTGAAGCCGTTGCCACCACGGGACAGGGTGTGTTCGAGACCTTGAAGGACGTGGCCCGCCAGGTCATCCTGGAGCTGAAGAAGCAGTACTGA